The Nilaparvata lugens isolate BPH unplaced genomic scaffold, ASM1435652v1 scaffold9331, whole genome shotgun sequence nucleotide sequence atggcagtattgattaacattggtttgccatccttgtctatcaactaggaactgaatagttgattttagatttattgatcgggaacttaaaactctttttgaaattggcctcgcatatttctttcttgtcccaatgccttgaatcataatccttgagtacaagaataagaacaatttttaataataaataaatggataattgaatcatttattattaattcattatctaAAAATTgaaacctgaattcacatattatctgaactagaatatgtttttaaaaatgcacaattttgttacgagcaaattgaatagattggaatttcaatttaccgccataaagactccataaatggccgctccataagtaACAtgtgtgtcatgacctgtatttatagaccttggtgatgcattgcaaaatcgccattctatgaggttctagttcaccaatttttaatggctccaacgattttgatcaaattcatacctaaaatagtcatcgataagctctatcaactgccacaagtcccatatctgtgaaaatttcaggagctcgccccatcaatgcagatagattcccaattatcaggcttcagatacaatgaaacaaaaaaaatcaagtggagtagattgagcataaaaatctctacaattaaagttcagtaacatttcacctaaatttaaaataagcttaaattcgattcgagaaaatgtgattattcaattgcaattattgttgattctattaaatcattcactatgaagagatagcagacctcatgtgtgtctccgcgttattgccctgtcaccagctggctcaaatctttgaatagtagactgagatacgcgggaacactagcgtcaggtgatcattttcataacggcaaggaaagttgagtgagtgcgccacaccagatttcaaattaatcagctGTATCATTacagattgaacaacatgatgtgttattttgttatattgatatgttcaaggaatattgcttggctttgaattgtaaaatataatcatcccacagaataataatatttagatttcaACTaagaactgaattgttgattttaaattggGAACTTCAACTCTTTTTGAGGTTAGCCTTTTGTCCCATGCCTTATGAATCAAAcatttacaagaataagaacaattttataataagAAAAGTAtgattgaaccatttattattgaatttcattattaaaaaatcgaaaacctgatttacatattatctgacacagaatattgttttttaaaagcataatgcatgatttggttatgagcagattggaatatttcaaatgtaccgccataatgACCgcacataatggccgctccataaggaacacgagtgtcatgacctgtatttatagacctgcATGTAGCAGATGACGAGGCCATACTCTGGctcaaaacttgaaaatatatgTATGCATTGTTCAATTgtctctctctttggtagagagttagtggggaggatatttttaatattctttccgaagaatggacttgatatgtccaaagctccgccaattatgaacatgcattacaatataatatctatattattatattacaaattactttttcatatcatatacttcaataattattttcttagtctatattatgtaaaatcatctataattttgctgtattgtaagctattttatataagtgtataagccagtatattgtcaTCTACAtaataagtactcaatcaatcaatcaatcaatcttttattTGTTTCTGCCACTGTCTATCCATACGATAATATAATGCTATTCTGAATAGCATGTTTCatgtattgataaataaatacaccactgtgtttttatcaatttattgatgttGGTGTTGTTTTAGATGGGAGCTGATCTGCCTGTCGACAGAGAGCGGTGCACTGGGCATCCACGTGGTGCCCGATGTGGTGGGGGGTGGTGGTGGCCTGGTGGTGCAGGCGGTGGAAGAGGGGGGCAGGTGGACAGAGATGGCCGCCTCAAGCGGGGAGACCGCATCACACAGATCAACGGGCGCACTCTTATCGATCAGCCTTTCCATGTGTcagtattgaaataatataataaaataatttataggaCCAAAAGCACTTGAATTgtacaaatattgcaaaaaaaaacaaaacgtTACTGTAGTAAACACCTTTGCATGCACAGTACATTGTATATCAAAgtctaattgaattgaaattattatttcctacagttacgttgaaaagtggccattgctgcactgattacagaacgcaaagaatcacttttccgctctagtgcgggaaaattttttccgcactccagatttgcaacatgacaacgcaaaatagttagtaggttatatggagcaccagtgcagcaaaatcaaaatgaagttggtaactgtgactgtggtgcacgttataagaatATTGAGGCGGTGGATGTGAGGGGGGGACAGCGACAGCTACCTcattcagcacacagccgccgtccccccccccccccgccattcaaacacacactacattctattttattattaataataaaattacaagatatacatttgatgcatttcaggcaatttatccataattacccacttttcatattcaatggtaactgtaggaaaacttaatgtgaaatacgtgcgcaaagttcctctgctgcactcaagaaccATTCccccctcgcctacggctcgggcgtaacgtttctttcggtgcagcaaactgtcagtTTGCGCACtattgcacaaataactattattcttcTTAAAGTGAAAACTATACtacacaaaacttgaagaaggttcctcacatggcaaagcctgtgtgcgaggaacgagttctctacaattaatatatACTCAAATATACACTATAGATGTGACAAAGATAACAcaattgaagaagaaaacaaTGATGCGCCCAAGGTAATCCTGAGTGGGGCCCTTCTTCATACCCTTATTAATAACACTACAAATCATTTATAGAATGATGATGAAAGGATATAACactataatgtaataaaaatcTCTGTGACCTGGCTGAGGtcggtgtcagagttttcaggtggcaactgatcaatttcagggcctctcacATCACTACATTTGGTAGAAgtttagtggggaggatattttttatattctttccgAGAATGGACAtagatatgtccaaagctccgccaatttatgtagatgcatacaatatgattattatctatagttattatattacaaattgctttttcatatcatatacagttcaataattattttcttagtctatattatctaaattcatctataattttgatgtattgtaagctggtgtatataagtgtataagccagtatatataatttaatctacataaataaagtactcaatcaatcaatcatcaatcaccttacgactgctttttaggcagccgtgACCGACATCCATCTTAAACACGGAaatggcccgagaaaaatatcatgcccgggctgggattcgaacccgggcctttgGATTATGAAGCCAGCTTCTAATCCATTAGACTAGTATTACTGTTGTTGGTGAGATGTAGTGATATTCATGAATGTGGCTAGGCGCAAATCAGTTAGTCAAGTCAAGACAaaacatgatcagacacgtttagtcacactacttcacatagttgcttatgaagacataatctaattgcaatgactaatcagtgtgagttgcgtcataagcaactatgtgaagtattgtgactaaacgtgtctgatcatgtcttgtcttgacttgactaactggtgtgcgcctagcctaaaaGAACACTGGAatgttgtctagaaatatcactaatttataaaaattacataaatattcCAATGTAAAGATGTCACTGAAGAACCATATTGGATGCGTGTATGTGtaagtgcacgtcagatcatgcattaGCCGATAAACAAAATCTGAAAAGAGCGTTGTGAATAAACACATGCTTCAGGAGTATTTACTTGATTTCTCAACTTCTTTAGGAGAAACTGATagaggcccggttgcaaaaaagccggttaaattttaaccgtgattaattccacgagaaccaatcagagaaggtttttttgacacgattaaaatttagccgtgattaatcccacgagaaccaatcagagaaggttttttgaaaatacagcttctctgattgtttctcatggaataatcacgattaaaatttagccggcttttgtgcaaacggcacGAAATCgattaaatattaattaaacTTCTTATTCCAGGGTCCAGGACATTTTCCGCGAATCTCTGCGTTCTTCCGAACTACGTCTGCGTGTTGTCAAACctggaggaggagagagagagcggATAGAAGGAGGAGCAAGAGACCGATTAGAAGGTGGAGGTGGAAGAGAGAGAATTGACGgtagaggaggagaaagaatggaagtaggaggtggaggaagagagagaattgATGGAAGAGAGGGGAAAGAATGGAAGGaacaggaggaggaagagagagaatagacggtagaggaggaggagaagcaggAGGAAAGAAACAACCCCCGCCACCCGTCTACCCTAAGCCACCGCCTCCTAATGGTCGAATGGGAGGAGGAAGTGGTAGAGAAGGAGGAAACAAGGAGAACCAGATTGGAGAGAATGGGACGGTGAAAGAGAAGCTGAGTGTAAAAGGAATGAAGGAGAATAATGGAATACAACAGgtaagaaatttattgtaacttttGTATCAAAATTTGTTGTTATCTAGATTTGTTAATGTGGTATTAGGCCGGCTACTGACGGCAAGAGAAGTGTGTCGACCATGTGTGAACGGgcatactgtatcatattgtgtaggtactgtatcattttgtattgatactgtatcatttgtgttgatatgccatggtaaaggaccgttatgttgcaaatgtgagtgttaactgaagccgatagtcctagtagttgtttttggtgaagctatgtgacgctggtagtctctcatactgtgcccttcttacactcttacactcccaacaacactataatagacagtgtatagggtgtctatgttgcaaatgtgagtgttactgaagcc carries:
- the LOC120349315 gene encoding uncharacterized protein LOC120349315; this encodes MGGCSRQGVQGGELAVSAQGGLPQGCQDQEGASGTANSAPTSDQQPPSERWELICLSTESGALGIHVVPDVVGGGGGLVVQAVEEGGRWTEMAASSGETASHRSTGALLSISLSMWSRTFSANLCVLPNYVCVLSNLEEERESG